A region from the Falco rusticolus isolate bFalRus1 chromosome 4, bFalRus1.pri, whole genome shotgun sequence genome encodes:
- the LOC119147264 gene encoding mitochondrial Rho GTPase 2 isoform X2, giving the protein MALVGEEFPEEVPPRAEEITIPADVTPEKVPTHIVDYSESEQTEDELQEEIAKANVVCVVYDVTKEATIEKIRTKWIPMVNGGVEKGSRIPIILVGNKSDLQVGSSMDVILPIMNQFSEIETCVECSAKNLKNISELFYYAQKAVLHPTAPLYDPEEKQLKPACARALTRIFNLSDQDNNQILSDDELNYFQKSCFGNPLAPQALEDVKMVVWKNTTDGVQDNGLTLNGFLFLNTLFIQRGRHETTWTILRRFGYDDELELTDDYLYPQFRLPPGCSTELNHLGYQFLQRLFEKHDKDQDGALSPTELQNFFSVFPCVPWGPELYNTVCTTDKGLLSLHGFLCQWTLVAYLDVRHCLECLGYLGYPILSEQDSQTQALTVTREKRIDLEKGQTQRNVFLCKVLGARGAGKSAFLQAFLGRSLAAQRENAGEPSLYAINTVQVNGQEKYLILYEVSADTQFTKPSDAACDVACFIYDLNDPRSFSYCASIYKQHYMDSQIPCVFVASKTDLPEASQQPGLSPTEFCYKHCLPPPFLFSCHGQGPPGTTIYTKLATAATFPHLNAVELGAASFWLRVALGTAVTALVGFTLYRVLAKNK; this is encoded by the exons ATGGCCCTGGTGGGCGAGGAGTTCCCTGAAGAG GTGCCCCCTCGCGCGGAGGAGATCACAATCCCAGCTGATGTCACCCCTGAGAAGGTCCCCACACATATAGTGGACTACTCAG AGTCGGAGCAGACGGAGgatgagctgcaggaggagatcGCTAAG GCCAACGTGGTCTGCGTGGTGTATGATGTCACCAAGGAAGCCACGATTGAGAAG ATTCGCACAAAGTGGATCCCTATGGTGAACGGGGGAGTTGAAAAGGGCTCCAG gatcCCCATTATTTTAGTGGGAAACAAGTCTGACCTGCAGGTGGGGAGCTCCATGGATGTCATCCTGCCCATCATGAACCAGTTCTCAGAGATTGAGACTTGTGTGGAG TGCTCCGCCAAGAACCTCAAGAACATCTCCGAACTCTTCTACTATGCCCAGAAAGCTGTGCTGCACCCCACCGCCCCTCTCTATGACCCAGAGGAGAAACAG CTGAAACCTGCGTGTGCACGAGCGCTGACCCGGATTTTCAACCTCTCAGACCAGGATAACAACCAGATCCTTAGCGATGATGAACTGAACTACTTCCAG AAGTCCTGTTTTGGAAACCCACTGGCTCCCCAGGCACTGGAGGATGTGAAGATGGTTGTGTGGAAGAACACTACAGACGGGGTGCAGGACAACGGCCTGACATTGAATG GCTTCCTCTTTCTCAACACGCTCTTCATCCAGAGGGGCCGGCATGAGACCACCTGGACCATCCTTCGCCGCTTCGGGTACGACGACGAGCTGGAGCTGACGGATGACTATCTCTACCCACA GTTCCGCCTTCCTCCCGGCTGCTCCACAGAGCTCAACCACTTGGGCTACCAGTTCCTGCAGCGGCTGTTTGAGAAGCACGATAAG GACCAGGACGGAGCCCTCTCgcccacagagctgcagaactTCTTCAGTGTCTTCCCCTGCGTGCCCTGGGGCCCTGAGCTTTACAACACGGTATGCACCACTGATAAAGGCCTGCTTTCCCTGCATGGATTCCTCTGCCAGTGGAC GCTTGTGGCTTACCTGGATGTGCGGCACTGCCTGGAGTGCCTGGGCTACTTGGGCTACCCCATCCTCTCAGAGCAGGACTCCCAGACACAAGCCCTCACAG TGACCCGGGAGAAGAGGATTGACCTGGAGAAAGGCCAGACCCAGAGAAACGTCTTCCTCTGCAaggtgctgggagccaggggcGCAGGCAAGTCCGCCTTCCTGCAGGCCTTCCTCGGCAGGAGCCTCGCG GCCCAGAGGGAGAACGCAGGGGAGCCATCCCTCTACGCGATCAACACGGTGCAGGTCAACGGCCAGGAGAAGTACCTTATA ctgtaTGAGGTCAGCGCTGACACGCAGTTCACGAAGCCGTCGGACGCAGCCTGCGACGTCGCCTGCTTCATCTACGACCTGAACGACCCCAGATCCTTCAGCTACTGTGCCAGTATTTATAAG CAACACTACATGGACAGCCAGATCCCCTGCGTCTTTGTGGCctccaagacagacctgccAGAAGCGAGCCAGCAGCCCGGGCTGTCCCCCACCGAGTTCTGCTACAAGCACTGCCTCCCGCCacccttcctcttctcctgccaCGGCCAGGGGCCACCCGGCACCACCATCTACACCAAGCTGGCCACCGCCGCCACCTTCCC CCACTTGAATGCCGTGGAGCTGGGAGCTGCGTCCTTCTGGCTCCGGGTGGCTCTGGGGACTGCGGTGACTGCTCTGGTAGGGTTCACGCTGTACCGCGTGCTAGCCAAGAACAAATGA
- the LOC119147264 gene encoding mitochondrial Rho GTPase 2 isoform X1 — MKRDVRILLLGEAQVGKTSLIMALVGEEFPEEVPPRAEEITIPADVTPEKVPTHIVDYSESEQTEDELQEEIAKANVVCVVYDVTKEATIEKIRTKWIPMVNGGVEKGSRIPIILVGNKSDLQVGSSMDVILPIMNQFSEIETCVECSAKNLKNISELFYYAQKAVLHPTAPLYDPEEKQLKPACARALTRIFNLSDQDNNQILSDDELNYFQKSCFGNPLAPQALEDVKMVVWKNTTDGVQDNGLTLNGFLFLNTLFIQRGRHETTWTILRRFGYDDELELTDDYLYPQFRLPPGCSTELNHLGYQFLQRLFEKHDKDQDGALSPTELQNFFSVFPCVPWGPELYNTVCTTDKGLLSLHGFLCQWTLVAYLDVRHCLECLGYLGYPILSEQDSQTQALTVTREKRIDLEKGQTQRNVFLCKVLGARGAGKSAFLQAFLGRSLAAQRENAGEPSLYAINTVQVNGQEKYLILYEVSADTQFTKPSDAACDVACFIYDLNDPRSFSYCASIYKQHYMDSQIPCVFVASKTDLPEASQQPGLSPTEFCYKHCLPPPFLFSCHGQGPPGTTIYTKLATAATFPHLNAVELGAASFWLRVALGTAVTALVGFTLYRVLAKNK, encoded by the exons ATGAAGCGGGACGTGCGCATCCTCCTGCTGGGGGAGG CCCAGGTGGGGAAGACATCTCTGATCATGGCCCTGGTGGGCGAGGAGTTCCCTGAAGAG GTGCCCCCTCGCGCGGAGGAGATCACAATCCCAGCTGATGTCACCCCTGAGAAGGTCCCCACACATATAGTGGACTACTCAG AGTCGGAGCAGACGGAGgatgagctgcaggaggagatcGCTAAG GCCAACGTGGTCTGCGTGGTGTATGATGTCACCAAGGAAGCCACGATTGAGAAG ATTCGCACAAAGTGGATCCCTATGGTGAACGGGGGAGTTGAAAAGGGCTCCAG gatcCCCATTATTTTAGTGGGAAACAAGTCTGACCTGCAGGTGGGGAGCTCCATGGATGTCATCCTGCCCATCATGAACCAGTTCTCAGAGATTGAGACTTGTGTGGAG TGCTCCGCCAAGAACCTCAAGAACATCTCCGAACTCTTCTACTATGCCCAGAAAGCTGTGCTGCACCCCACCGCCCCTCTCTATGACCCAGAGGAGAAACAG CTGAAACCTGCGTGTGCACGAGCGCTGACCCGGATTTTCAACCTCTCAGACCAGGATAACAACCAGATCCTTAGCGATGATGAACTGAACTACTTCCAG AAGTCCTGTTTTGGAAACCCACTGGCTCCCCAGGCACTGGAGGATGTGAAGATGGTTGTGTGGAAGAACACTACAGACGGGGTGCAGGACAACGGCCTGACATTGAATG GCTTCCTCTTTCTCAACACGCTCTTCATCCAGAGGGGCCGGCATGAGACCACCTGGACCATCCTTCGCCGCTTCGGGTACGACGACGAGCTGGAGCTGACGGATGACTATCTCTACCCACA GTTCCGCCTTCCTCCCGGCTGCTCCACAGAGCTCAACCACTTGGGCTACCAGTTCCTGCAGCGGCTGTTTGAGAAGCACGATAAG GACCAGGACGGAGCCCTCTCgcccacagagctgcagaactTCTTCAGTGTCTTCCCCTGCGTGCCCTGGGGCCCTGAGCTTTACAACACGGTATGCACCACTGATAAAGGCCTGCTTTCCCTGCATGGATTCCTCTGCCAGTGGAC GCTTGTGGCTTACCTGGATGTGCGGCACTGCCTGGAGTGCCTGGGCTACTTGGGCTACCCCATCCTCTCAGAGCAGGACTCCCAGACACAAGCCCTCACAG TGACCCGGGAGAAGAGGATTGACCTGGAGAAAGGCCAGACCCAGAGAAACGTCTTCCTCTGCAaggtgctgggagccaggggcGCAGGCAAGTCCGCCTTCCTGCAGGCCTTCCTCGGCAGGAGCCTCGCG GCCCAGAGGGAGAACGCAGGGGAGCCATCCCTCTACGCGATCAACACGGTGCAGGTCAACGGCCAGGAGAAGTACCTTATA ctgtaTGAGGTCAGCGCTGACACGCAGTTCACGAAGCCGTCGGACGCAGCCTGCGACGTCGCCTGCTTCATCTACGACCTGAACGACCCCAGATCCTTCAGCTACTGTGCCAGTATTTATAAG CAACACTACATGGACAGCCAGATCCCCTGCGTCTTTGTGGCctccaagacagacctgccAGAAGCGAGCCAGCAGCCCGGGCTGTCCCCCACCGAGTTCTGCTACAAGCACTGCCTCCCGCCacccttcctcttctcctgccaCGGCCAGGGGCCACCCGGCACCACCATCTACACCAAGCTGGCCACCGCCGCCACCTTCCC CCACTTGAATGCCGTGGAGCTGGGAGCTGCGTCCTTCTGGCTCCGGGTGGCTCTGGGGACTGCGGTGACTGCTCTGGTAGGGTTCACGCTGTACCGCGTGCTAGCCAAGAACAAATGA